accgtcgccgccgccgcgcagccgctcttctccttcttcttcctcttcaacCCTCCTTTCCTTCTCTTCTCCGCAGCCTTAACCTCAGCGCGCTTGACCCCTCGCAATGTTCGAGACTCTCGAGGTACCCGTTTGCCCAGGGAGCGCGGATATCAGGGTTCCGCGCGAGGCTAACGCCGCAGATGGCGAGCGAGGACGgacacgccggcggcgccggcgcagctgctgctgctgagagGGGAGGCAAAGGAGGATATGCGAGAGGGACGACGGGGAGGAGACTTGGCGTCCTAACGTGCCGCTGGTAGTTCGGTCCGaggcttttttttttcctggCGGGGAAGACGGTGGTGAGTTGGCTGACGGCGAGCGTGGTAGGAGCGGATCGGGATGCGTGTTAGGTAACAGGCGAGAAGACGACTGAGAGCGTGTGAGAGAgtggaagagagagagagagaggaggaggagaaggggagggggacggaACAGGCTGGGAGGAGGCTTGCTGATATGAATTCGATGACGGGCTTGATATTTACCAGGCTGATTCGCAGTGAGCGACTGTTTACTGTACGATGGGGTCGTAGAATTTTTGTACGGTACGTATCTTTGTCCACATACGCGTGCAAAGTATATACTTGCGTGGCTGCTGCAAAGGCAGCGTTTAAGTCTCTTCGTCTGGATGACCGCGTCATATATCGTACCTTGAAGAGCGGGCTGCCTCAAAGAGCGGGGGTCGGTCAGCCTCAATCTACACCGTAATATACATTTGTAAGTAAAACATGCCCCGGGAAGGAATAAAACTCGTGTGTGGGCTGATGGACTTGCTCTGGTAAACGCCAATTTTTAAATTTTTCCCCCCATTGTCCCTTTTGTTTTCGTCACGCCGCCTCGTATTCGTCTCTGGTGCGTTCAAGTCTTCGGTGCCTCACGCGCGTGCCGTTGTAGGGTGAGTGTGTTTCGCGGACGGGTTAGCGGGTGCAAGGCATGCGCGCGTTACGCAGAGGACGCATCTTCGGTTTCCGAGCATATGGGTTCGTGGGGAGGGCTGGTGGATGGGGagtgagggagggaggcagaggacaaggaggaggaggaggtagAGAAAGGAGAGAGGAGGtagaggacgaggaagggAGCCCTTTTTGAAGAAAGATGGGCTTGCTTAGGGTAGGCGGGGAAGTCTTGTCcaggagggggggtgggtgatggtggtggtggtggtggtggtggtttgcCCCGGCGGGGCGGGCATCGGGATGGCCGTGCTCCACTCCGGACCCGACCCGGAGAGAGAGCTCCGCTCCGGCTACGGACCTCCGGGGgggccggcatcgtcgcccaccGCGAATGACGCGCGGCACGACAACACGATGGCGCTCGATGGGTGTGTGGTTGGTGCTATGGGGGCCACCCTCCCACCATCGCTTCCCGCATAGCATGAagccaccacccacccaccatcgTCTCTAGtgatcctcctcctcctcctcctcctccgccgccgcccactgTCGATACTGTTCACGGTTAGTTAGTTAGCCCCCGTTGCCCGTTTTCCCCGCCTCCGGACCCCTCCTTCCCACCCTCCCCCTTTTTTCTCTTTGGTTCCCAGTTTCCCCAGCGACCGCTGATTTCCCCCTGGCAGCTAAAAGGATCGAGAACCATTAGACAAACTCTGAGGAcagcccgctcgccgccgccgccgctcgctgcaGGACAGGTaccgcgcgcgcggggtgtgtgtgtgtgagtgtgagaGGGTCTTGCTCTTCCGTCGTCGCACGAACGCAACGCAACGTGGAATTCTCTCGGATCCCATGGCTGGAAATAGAGCATTGGAGGTCGCTTAGTAGTACCATGATGGGGGGTGGTGAGATTTCGCGCCCACACCCAGTGGGAAGATCATGCCTGCAAGGAATACGGAAGCGCTCTTTCTTAATGTTGCTCCTCTAGGGACATGTAatggagggcgagggtgaggcGCCCGTTACTAGAGGCGAGTGCCTCCATCAACATCATCTGTTCCGGTGCTGTACCTGCGCCGTGTGAGCGTTGCTGCAAGGAGCTTTCCTCGGCAACTCATCACGACTTTCATCCACCTcgatcccccctccccttccatCTCATGGCATCTGAccaagaagagcagcagcagcagcagcctgtcgCGCCCTTGAGCGacgccggcagcgccgtcTACtccccgctgctgctctccatCTACGACGCCGTGGTGCTCGGCTTCTCCAACACGTACGTCTGGCGCTGTCCGACCGACGAGGTGCTCCTTCCGCTCTTTGAGTCCGCTATGGGCGAGCACCACctcgatgtcggcgtcggcacggGCTACTTccccgccacggccatggcccgtcgcggcggcggcgcggcatcatcatcgtcgccgccgtgcaggaGCCTCACCCTCGTGGACGCCAACCCCACGGCCCTGGACACGGCGCGAAGGCGTGTGCACCGCGCGGCCGCAgggttggcgtcgtcgtcatcgcctgTGCGTGTGtccgccgtgctcgccgatGCGACGAAGCCGTTGCCCCTGTCTGTCGCAGATGGACCTTCCCAGAGCAGTGCTACTGGCGGTAGGGGTaacgatgacggcggtgaTAACAGCGGCTGCACGAGGAATGGCGTCGTTAAGTTCACCTCCGCCAGCATCTTCTACCTCCTGCACTGCatctccctccccgccgagACCAAGGCGACGCTCGTGCTCGACAgcctgcgcgcgcacctCGCCCCAGACGCGACCCTCGTCGGGGCCACGATCCTGGGCCGCGGGAGGGACGAGCACCGCGGGTGGCTCGCGCGGGGCCTCGGCGCGTTCTACAACCGGCGCGGCATCTTTAGCAACGCtgatgacggcgcggaggcgTTTGAGCGCGTGCTGCGAAGGGTGTTTGCGCACGTGGAGGTGTGGTTCGTGGGCGTGGTGATGCTGTTCCGCGCGAGGGGGTTGCGGGTTGCTGTTGGGccgctggaggcgctgccgACGGATGGGGAGGGTATTTGACTGTCGGGGGTTGTTAGTTGATAGGTGTTGGAGGGAATGTTTGCATGTAGTATATCGGGTCATGTCATGGAGTTGGGAGGTGGCTCTTGCAATGGGTGTCCTAGAGGAGGGTGTAAGTCGGAAGCTGCCTTCGAGTCTGAGCCTTTAGGAGTTCCTTCATAGCGGTCGCCACCTCTCTGCTCTTGTGACACTTTACTCTCTTGCTTTCTCATCCGTCTCTTTAGGACTCCCGCCTCTCCCCGCGTATCGCTTGCcacgccatcatcgccgcaaTATACTCATCTCAAGCGAACGTCGTCTCTCAACATCAGCACCACAACCATTGCATCCGCCACGATTCTCCCCCTTTCCTGTTCTCTCACACGCTCCACTTACAATACACCGTGCACCACATCGCGCTGCGCAGCGCAACGATGGCATGGGGCTTCCTACGTTGGTCCGCCaggaagaagcagcagcaccacgccGACCACGCCGACCACTCCTCCCCAACGCAGCAGCCCTCCATCCCCCGCGCCGTCACCAACCCAGAGAGCACAGCCAGAAACCACGacgcgacggccacgacgacgcccatgtACTCATATTACGCCACGACCAGTAGTGATCATCaccacgggcgccggcgcggcggcagcaacaacgacatGTTTGGATGGCCGCGCcccggcccgtcgccctggCACGTCTTGTTCTGCCGCATCCTCGCGCACGTGCGAAGCTGCGCCGTGGTcgtgcccgtcgcggcgggggcgTGTTTTGTCGTGGAGCGGAGAGACGTTGTCGAGCATCATGCTTGGCCTGGGTTGGAGATTTACGAAGCTGGTTTCGCGGttcgtcccccctccccgtcttgattttctttttcttcttttttcccTTTTTTGAGGCGGTCTTGCGTCTGTAGGTTTGTAGCTCCGTGTATCGAGCGAGGCGCGAGTCCAACCAAGTGCCCACCCCCGAGTGCGCCTGCACTGACATCCACGCCCACGGCCAACACATAGATCCCGCTGACgatcctcttcctcggcgccgtcgcctggaCGCTGATGTTGCGCAGTGCCGGCGCGGCTCCTCCGGGTCGCGGCTGCGACGGGCTGCCCGGCGTTGCACACGttgtcctcgccctcgccctcggcggctgggTGGTGTCGATTGCGGTGCGGTGCTTGTCGAGGGTCTCTCGAGATCGTGGCCAGCATCATCAGCTGTTTTGGAGACTCGTCGCTGCCACGGGGTGCGTACACACGttgccccccttcccccttcccccttaTCCTCCCCCTTTTTGTTGTATCAAAAAAAGGGGACGTTCAGGTTCCGGTTGTTGCGTCGTTGGCAAGCACAAGTGTCGAATGGCGGGCGTGTctgtcgtcgccatcgttATGATGCCATGCTTTCTTCAGCTGACCCAGAATTCGTCACAGCAGGGTCGCGACGCTGCACGAGGCGTTTTGGGTCACGTACGTCTACGGCTGGGCATGGCGATATGGCATCCCCGTACAGGACATGTATCGCGACAAGGGCGGGGGGCAGCTATAAAGCGCAAAAGAACACGCGGTTTCCCCGGCAGGTAGGAAAGAGATGGCTTGCTTGCATTGTCATTAGTCTTGTATTCTTTTGGGGTATTGTTACAGTACAGCACCAAGGCTCGACAAGCACGTCCAACGCCTTCCTCTCCAGGCCAACAGGTGGTAGTTATACAGAcagtacaaagtacgtgTACGTCATGCAACGCGGCGGCAGACCGACTACAGCGCATCTGCGAACCCGCCGTTGGCAGCAAAGCGCAGTTGGTAgtcgcgcagctccgccCAGtggcgcagctcctcgtcctcgtcctcggccgtcatTTGGCTCGGGTCAGCCGCCCGGGACTCCCCGGCGGGACCCGTCGTCTCGAGCTTGAGGAGCACATCGATGAGCTGCGACAgagcctcctcggccttggcggcgaagGGGCCCTTGCGCTCGGGCGCATCCGCGAGCAGCGTGGAGGCGACCTGGCGGACCTTGCTGATGAGGGCGCCACCGTTGGGCTcgaggctgcgctgcgacaCGGAGCCGAGCACCGTGAGGAGGTTCTGCACGATGAGTTCACGCTCCCGCGCCATGATGTCGAGTATttccttgtcgtcggcgtcgcgaaGGGCCTTTTCCTCGTCTGACGGGCCgggggccgtggcggcggcgctagATGAGGCGGGCTCCACGGGGTTCCCGTCATCGTcttgctgcggctgcgattctccctcctcctcctgctgctgctcctgctgcgcctgtTCCTGGAGGTAGACGTCGCGGAGGTTATAGTATAGGTCAACAAAGTAGAAGCGGGTGGCGAGCTGCGAGACGAAAATGTTGGTCCTTTGAATCTCGTACTGGAGCTGTCGCCGGCGGAGTGGCTGCGCCTTGATGACGTTGCGAAGGTCGTGCGCGGGCTGCGCCTCGGGCCACACGGGTGGCACGTACTGcatgccggcctcgtcgaggctggcgagcgagctggcatcgtcaacggcgtGGTTGCCAagctgcagctccggcggcaggttgtcgacgatgctcttggcggcgaggaggccgtcgCGAAGGAGCAAGCGCTGGTCGGGCCAGGGTAGGGTGCTCATACCGTAGGCGAGCTCGAGACTGACGATGCCGTTCATGGTGGTGTATATGTCGATGGCGAAGCGGAAGCCCGTCAGCAGGGTGACGCTGCCCTCGGCCTGGTGAATGATCTCGTTGGCGAGAACGCAGATATCGTCGACGTTTTCGGGGTACGCGGGGTATGGAAGGCTCGGCGTGGACGGGGCGATGACGAGATCAGGATGCGAGGCGCCGAGCTGGGAGAGGGAGCggacgccgagcagcaggcacCAGAAGACGCGCTTCCCAATCTGGTCCTTGACGTGGTTGAATGGTAGCGGATCGAGCGAGTACAGGTCGTTGCCAAACGTGGGCACGTCGCCGGGGTGCTTGGGGCGGGCGAAGCCCAGCTCGCGGACGAGGGTGAGGGTCTCGGCCATGAACTGCCGCGACGCGTTCCACTGGTGGACGTagcccgaggcgaggcccAGGAAATAGCTGgtggcagcgtcgtcgagcgtcttggGCTGCTTGAGCACCCACTTGGAACCGCGCGTGAGCAGCGCGACGTCACGGCACTTTTCaaccatgacgacggccttggGGAACAGCTGGCTACCGTGCTGTGCCTTGAGGTGCTCACGGGCGCTGCGAGGAaaggaggcgacgagggcggcgaccatgCTGGCCAGGAGACCGAGGAACTCGGGCCGCAAACGGTCCTCGCGATTGGCAAAGGACTGGCGAAAGGTGGGCTcgtgggggaagggggcgaGCGGGTGGACGTAGGTAAAgaagtcgtcgacgagcagctccaggaCAGGCATGGGCGCGAtagcctcggcgtcgacgagcgcgtcggaggcgatgttgacgagggtcttggcggccgtctggggcgaaggcgaggcgacggcggagccAGGAGCAgggccggtggcggcgggcgcggtggcggcgacgggagagCCCGGGTAGACttcgaggcgggcgcgcttggccgccttggccgcctcaGCATGGCGGTTGGGGGGTCCACGGCGTTTCGTCTCGCGCTCGTAGGTGcagtcgacgccgagctcgcggcAGGGCCGGCAGGGGATGTTGGTATCATCGCACTTGACCTTGCGCATGCTGCACATGTCGCAGGCGCGTCGGAGACGGGTGAGCTTAGGGTTCACGGTCGGGTCGCGCAtcacggcaccgccgccgggggacgacagctgctgctgttgctgctgcggctggtgatgctgttgttgttgctgttgctgctgctgcaggcccgCATCGTGgcccagagccgccgccggctgggcggcaacggcctcggcggcggcggcggcggcatcctggAGGGCCTGAGCTTGGGGGTTGTTGATGCCGTTGATGGAGTTGATGTTGCTgatggcctgggcggcgtcgctggcggcctGCAGGATCTCGAGCCCGTTGCTGGCGTAGGCGTGGGCGGTGGCGTGCTGttgcgactgcgactgcgagggcgacgacggcggcggcggtggagatGCAGACATGGCGGGtgtcgcggcgcgcgtcgtgtCGCGATGGCCGACGATGGCTGATTGTCGGCGGATGTCCGGGTGTTTTTTTTCGCCTTGGGTGATGAAGCGAGGTGAAGCCGAGAGCGAGTTTGGGTCGACTTTTTGGCTGGcaggtggtgggcgggccACGAATGGGCGCGGTCAcgtgagcgcgcgcgccgcccccgctgCGACTACCCTGCACGTGGCGGAAAGTCGACTTTTGACGTCGCCTGCATTCATTTGGTGCACCGTTGGACGGCTTTAGCAGTGAGATGGGCCGTGACAGTATGTTGGAGTCAGTCACCAAGGTGGCGTTTCTACCTCTCTTTGGCCTACATGTTGCTGAATCACGGGTTCTGCAGTGTGTGCACCAAGACCTGACAGCCAAGGAGGTGGTGCATCCACTCTTATTCGCTCCGTCTGATGACAATTATTCGCTTCTCGTCCCAACACCATCCGAGACGAAATGCGGCCAAGAATGCCCAGCATCTTCATATTAGGTCATCATTGTGATCCGTCTCGGTGATCACCGCCGCAGAgatcatcgtcatcgccgaccCGTATCTCCTTAGCGAGCGGCTACGCTACGTACAACACCAAGGCTCAGGCCGGAACTCGGTCTGGGCTCGTTTCATGACATGACGACGACTGGCTGCGGTGCGCGTCGTCATCTGCTAGACGTCGCCTGCCGCTCGTGCCTCAAGCCTGTGGAGCAACCTGTGAATCTCGTCACAAAGACCTAACGACGCCGAACCTGCAGAATTTAAGCAAgggcgcctcgccagccaACCCCGCGGGACAGACGCCACGACATGGGTCGTGTGATGCTGCGTGTTGACCTGACGCACACTCTTTAGTAGAGTGGGCGTAATGCCGGGGGGGTTGGTACAGTACTTCCATCCGCACGTACAAGCTGCGAGTCCCGAGGGGTCTGATGTGTTCATGTCCTTCGACTGAAGTAGCCCATTCCTCGCTTGCCGAGTAACGTAAATCGTACTTCCAGGTCGTCCACTAATAGCCTTCGCGTCATCTGCAAAGAGTCCACGTCAACGAATGCTCTTTTGCGAATGTTTCCAAAACATCACGGGACCGTCGGCGGAATGATCGGCCACGCACACCGGCGTGGAGCTGCTCTCGTCATCGACACTGCTCGGACACCGCCTGTGAGACGGGGTAAGGCCCGACTACCGATCTGGCCCCAACGATCAAGCAGGCCTGGCGCCTTTGCTCCCTTTATACCGTCCGTGTAATGACTAAATGCGAATGATACGGACATGGCGTTTGCATCCAAAAGTCGCTTGTACGTACAGGCTtgcggggccgccgcccgcgattGCCGGCTATATATATGAGCCAGGCCGAACCCTgcggacgggggagggaTCTTGACATTATCTCTTTTACTCATTTTTTATCATTCAACTGAGTTATCCGCGGCTCTTATCTCCAAGCCTTTCAAGATGAAGTTGTGTCATGTCATTGCCCTCGTTATCTCGGGGTACCTTTACGTCCCTGGCGTTCTGGCTACTGTCTATAGAGGGGTGAGAGATCCCATTCGCACAGTTCCCTCTCCCCTCGAAGGTGGCGGGCTAGAACCAGTTGCTAATCAGGCGCTATTTTGTTCGACACAGCGATGCAACCAAGTATACCAGAGTTGCATGTTCGAAATGAACGGGGAGTACGTCAAGAAGGAATGCCGGAGCGACAAGCCGGTACGtgactctctctctctctctctctctctctctcacacacacacacacacacacgagcACTCTGGCTCGACCCCCCGAGAAAATACTCAACACCTGCCGTTCGCTCTtggcgctgacgaggatgacggtcgtgcagtgcagtgccaGTGCCAAGCGTTGCGAGTGGTACCCTGGAGAAACGTATGCCGACTGCCATTAGATGCACAGGCCGGACATGGTGgacaggacggcggcgcttATGAGGAGTTGGGCTTGGACCATGGGTCCGATCTGCCCAAGTGAGCGGGTGACGTTCTCATAGGCGGATCATGTACCAATTGCATTCGACGGTGTGGCCGGGCGAGGTCCAAGAAAGCTGGGAGGCGCCGATGAATGCCGACTTGCTGTTGGGGCAAGAAGCTTTGATGTTGGGAGACGGGGGGGTTTTGTACGCAGAGTAATTCCTA
Above is a genomic segment from Purpureocillium takamizusanense chromosome 2, complete sequence containing:
- a CDS encoding uncharacterized protein (EggNog:ENOG503P41D~COG:Q), whose amino-acid sequence is MASDQEEQQQQQPVAPLSDAGSAVYSPLLLSIYDAVVLGFSNTYVWRCPTDEVLLPLFESAMGEHHLDVGVGTGYFPATAMARRGGGAASSSSPPCRSLTLVDANPTALDTARRRVHRAAAGLASSSSPVRVSAVLADATKPLPLSVADGPSQSSATGGRGNDDGGDNSGCTRNGVVKFTSASIFYLLHCISLPAETKATLVLDSLRAHLAPDATLVGATILGRGRDEHRGWLARGLGAFYNRRGIFSNADDGAEAFERVLRRVFAHVEVWFVGVVMLFRARGLRVAVGPLEALPTDGEGI
- a CDS encoding uncharacterized protein (TransMembrane:3 (o97-118i139-156o176-196i)); protein product: MAWGFLRWSARKKQQHHADHADHSSPTQQPSIPRAVTNPESTARNHDATATTTPMYSYYATTSSDHHHGRRRGGSNNDMFGWPRPGPSPWHVLFCRILAHVRSCAVVVPVAAGACFVVERRDVVEHHAWPGLEIYEAGFAIPLTILFLGAVAWTLMLRSAGAAPPGRGCDGLPGVAHVVLALALGGWVVSIAVRCLSRVSRDRGQHHQLFWRLVAATGRVATLHEAFWVTYVYGWAWRYGIPVQDMYRDKGGGQL
- a CDS encoding uncharacterized protein (COG:K~EggNog:ENOG503NWDE) → MSASPPPPPSSPSQSQSQQHATAHAYASNGLEILQAASDAAQAISNINSINGINNPQAQALQDAAAAAAEAVAAQPAAALGHDAGLQQQQQQQQQHHQPQQQQQQLSSPGGGAVMRDPTVNPKLTRLRRACDMCSMRKVKCDDTNIPCRPCRELGVDCTYERETKRRGPPNRHAEAAKAAKRARLEVYPGSPVAATAPAATGPAPGSAVASPSPQTAAKTLVNIASDALVDAEAIAPMPVLELLVDDFFTYVHPLAPFPHEPTFRQSFANREDRLRPEFLGLLASMVAALVASFPRSAREHLKAQHGSQLFPKAVVMVEKCRDVALLTRGSKWVLKQPKTLDDAATSYFLGLASGYVHQWNASRQFMAETLTLVRELGFARPKHPGDVPTFGNDLYSLDPLPFNHVKDQIGKRVFWCLLLGVRSLSQLGASHPDLVIAPSTPSLPYPAYPENVDDICVLANEIIHQAEGSVTLLTGFRFAIDIYTTMNGIVSLELAYGMSTLPWPDQRLLLRDGLLAAKSIVDNLPPELQLGNHAVDDASSLASLDEAGMQYVPPVWPEAQPAHDLRNVIKAQPLRRRQLQYEIQRTNIFVSQLATRFYFVDLYYNLRDVYLQEQAQQEQQQEEEGESQPQQDDDGNPVEPASSSAAATAPGPSDEEKALRDADDKEILDIMARERELIVQNLLTVLGSVSQRSLEPNGGALISKVRQVASTLLADAPERKGPFAAKAEEALSQLIDVLLKLETTGPAGESRAADPSQMTAEDEDEELRHWAELRDYQLRFAANGGFADAL